DNA sequence from the Parasphaerochaeta coccoides DSM 17374 genome:
TTGCGGAAGCCGCTGGTGGCGACCTGCTGCAAAGCCGTTCCCTCAGTCTTCTGGTTTTCCACCGCCAGTGTCGCCACCTGGGAAGATGCTATCTGGGAAGCAAGACTGCCCGCCCTCGATGCCTGACCAAGAGCCACCGCCCGGTTCTGTTCGGTCTGAATCGCAAGAAGATTCAGTTCGGTATTGGCCTCACTGGTTTGCGCCTGTGCCTGCGTCTTTTGTAGATTCAGACTGCTCTGGGCCTGACTGTACTGCTTGTCCAGGGACTCCTTGGAACGGTTGAGTTCTTCAAGCTTGGCTTTATATTCAGCGTTGCGGGCAATGGACGAGGCGATGCCTTTGCCAAGTCCGAGGATGCCTCCGGCGATTGCAAGGGCGAGCATCATGCGACATCAACCTCCATTACGATTGCAAGGATGGTCATGGGATCATCCTCGACGCCTTCTATGACCAGCTGAAGCTGCTTGTCAAAGCCTGTAGAGGTATACACATCAGCATCATCGGAACCGATCTCCCGTGTCGGAGGCTCCATGCGCTGGGTGGAACCAATGCATATCCGCCCCGTCTGATACATGCGGGCAAAGACGCGAGAGACTTTCTTCACCTGTCCGATGGATGTCTGGGTCTCGAAGGGATTGAGAACCACACGAGGAGTGAACTGGATAGCGTCATCCCTGTCGTGCCAGTCATCACAGACGCTTTCATCGAACCTCTCGATGACCGTCTCTTCTTCGCGGGACGTGAGGATGTACACGTCCTGTCCATCAGGAGTATCGACCACCGTGACCGACTGGGAGACTTCCCCGGCAAAGGAAAGCATGAGGTTCTTCCAGTACTCTTCCTCGTCATCCCCAGGGAACAACGCCCCGCCGATGAGGAGCATGGTCACCCAGTTGAGTCCGAGACCCGCAATCATGCCGATAGCCTTCTTATAATCCTTCTGCCTGAAATACCGGGGGATGTCAGCCCAGATCATGTTGAATTCCTTGACCCCCTGTGTGGTGAACATCGTCAGCCATTTGATGAGCTGGTTGTTCGTCCGGTGCAGCTGGTCGGCGTCCAATACGGTCGATGTCTGCTGGGTGCGCTTGATGAAGGCGGTCGCCTCCTGCGAAGCTTTGGCGGAATCCATGCCCTTCTTCATGGCGCTCTTGTACGCCCCAAGCCAGAGCGTGTTGGCTATGCAGGAGTCCGCCCACTGTATGGGACTCATGGCCAGCTCCCCGACTTTCTTCATGGTGCGGCCATACTTCGTCCGTGTCTCGATTCCCTTGATATCAAGGAAGGCACGCTCGGCGACACGATCCTGCATCTGGGGAGCGAGGGAATACACACGCTTGGTCGTCCCGTCGAAGTCGCTCATCATTTCCTTGGAGGCGGACATCAGGTCGATGGGTGAGAACTCTCCCATGAACATCCACACGGCACCGGTCTGCCTCAGGACCGTGGCGACGTTGAAACCCAGCTTGGCGATTGCATAGTTGGACCGGAGCTTGTCGAACAGCCCCTTCAGGTCGGTATTGACAAGGTGAGGGGACGCGATGTCGTTGAAGTACCGTTGTATCCAGTCGGCGTATTTCTTGGAATGATTGCGGGCGATGAGATCATACAACCCGCCCTTTTTCTTGTTCAGCGTGTACTGCATCCCTTTCACTATGCCTGCAAAATTGATGAAATGCTCCTGCTTCTTGATCTGGTTCTCAAAGACGGCAACGGCGTCCAGGTTGATCTCGTAGGCGCTCCATGACGACCTGTGGCGGGTCTGGGAACGTCCGACATATTTCTGAGAGGGACCATACCCGCTCATCAACACGTCCTGTTGCGATTCCTCGGCCTCCATCGGCACCAGCGGCCAGTAATCGGCGACCTTGTGCATCGGGATGTTATATTCCTCGGCCAGAACCTTTGCCATGGCCTCTCGTGTGACACCCATCTCCTTCTTCATCCATTGGGCAAGCTCGATGTAGTGTGGTTCAAGCTGCCCGACCATGTATCTGATGTCCTCGTCGCTGTATGCATGGGTCAGTCCCGGACCTTCAATGTCGATGGGTTTGCCCTTTTCATCCAGGACAAATCCTTGCAGCTTCTGACGGTTCGTCTTGTTGCTGCTGTTCAGATAGATTCCCATGCCTTGGCTGCGGGTGAAATGCCGCCCGCTGGGTGTGAGGATCGTATGGGCGTACAGGTCGTCCTGCGTGATGCCCAGCTCCTTCATCTTCGCTTTCCATGCATCGAGCCGCCGGTGAACCGAGGCCGATTCCGCAGTGGCCGCCACGTCCAGGCGGTCACAGAGATCGTGCCATACGCCGTATTCGTTGCGCCAGTCAAGTTCCCACGCCATGTTGCGCGGAGTGAACAACCATGCCTTGATGCCCTCGATGAGCGTGCCTTTATTCTCTTGCTTGATAGCTTCCTTGCTCTGGGGATCCGTGACCAAAGGTTTCTGGCCGTCCGTCCCTTTGCCGTAATGGAGCAACTCCTGGTTGCCGACCGCGGAAACGAACGTCTCTGATGCGCTCCAGGCCCGGTTTCTCCGGACGGTCTCGTCCTGACGGGCCCGGAGCCTGATCTGGGAGACAAGCTCGTCCATGATCTGCAATTCCTTCAGGCTCCACCTGTTCAGAGGCTTGTGCAGCGTGATCGTCCCGTCCTCCTCGGTGACGATGATGCCTTTCATCTCCTGGGGAATCTCGACAACGTAGCCTTTCTCCTGCTGCCAGTTCGCTATGCGCTTCTCAGAGCGGAAATTCGGGTCAATCAGCTGGTTCAGGAGATTCCCTATCGGTTCATACCATGCCGCGAGGTTAGGGTTCCATTTCTTGGAGATGTTGCGGGCATGCTGGATCATCTCCTGCCTCACGGCCTGCCGTCTCCTGACATTCCTCAGGCCCCGCACCTGGCGCTTGAGGCTGAGGACCTGTGCCGTCTGCGCCTTGAGCCTCCGGTTCACCGCGCGGTTGAAGTCCTCCTCCCCCTGGACATCCTGCCACGTCAGGGAAAGGTCGCGGACATTGCGGGAGAAGGTGGTGTTGTCCACCCACTCGTCAAGGCCGAGGGTCTGCTCATAATACAGCTGCTGGCGCTGGTATTCATCCCCGGCCGCGGCAAGCAGCTTGCGGAAGTAGCGGGGATCTCCCTTCATGAGCTTCATGACGGCCTCGACCTGTTTGGGCGTATTCTCTCCCCGGATGGTGAGCGCCCACATCTGCGGCGGCATCTGACCGCGGGTGATGCCATTCTCACGCAGCTGCTTGGCAAAGGACACCACATCCCGGACGGTATTCGCATAGTTAGCAAGGAACGATGCGTTGGCGACCGCAGGAGTTGACAGCGAGTATTCCTTGTCCAGGCGTTTGATGAACCGTACGTCCGAGCCGGAGGGCATGTCCATATCAACCTCTCCTTCGGCCTTTAGCATCAGATTGAAACGTGCCATGACGATCTGATAGTCCTCAAGCGTCCCCCAGGCAAGGCGGGCGGACTCCTGTTCCTCAAGGCTCTTGAGGGCGGCGGTGCGTTCCTGCTCGACCTGATCCCGTGCCTCCCGGTACAGGCGGAGCATCTCAAGGTTCAGGACCTTACGGAATTGGATTTCCCACTGCACGTCAGGGTCGTCGCTGAACTCCTGGAGGATGTCATCTGATACCCGGTATCCGGCCTCCAGGGCACGGATTACCTCATCACGGTTGCGCCTGCGCTGTTCCTCCTTTGCCTTCGGGGAAAGCTCGAACAGCTCCTGATCCGGATCGGGAGAATCATTGTTGACAACGTCTTCTTTTGTCAGTATCATCTTACCTAGAGCTGGGATGCTTCCCTCTAGCGGCAATTGGAGCCTACTGACTGGAAGCCTTGAGAAAATCCCAGCTTCTTTTTTTTGGTATCGCAACAATCCTTCATCAATCCAATTTTGGAGTGCGTTTATAGATTTCCCATAGGCAGATGCAATAAGGTTTGCCGTGATATGTCCTGTCCGTTCATTAGGATGTAGAGCTACAACAACTGGATTGCCTTGAATGTCCAGCATATCAAGAACTGCTACATACCCCTTGCTTGTAGAAGCAAATACCAAAAAAGGATCTTGTAGGGCATCGGGCAATTGTTTGAGGATTGCCTTGTCAATTGAATTGATGTGTCCCTTTTCTTTGTCGTACAGAATAGTTTTCATCTTGCTTCGATACATGACAAGAGGCAGGTTCGGAAGACCGAGAGCTTGAAAAATAATGGGCGTATGATGAAGAACCTGTGCATGCCCTCTTCTCACCACATCCGTGATGGAATTGACTTCTCGCCCGAACCATGCAAGATCTTTCTTCTGCAACCTTTCCCTGTCCGCCCGCTCCCGTGATGCTATGTTGACAATATCCTCTTTCATGATTAGGCTGTCATTAAGTTCACGGATATCAGGAGAAAGCCATTGTAGCCGACCACCTATCCGTGAGCTTTCTTCTTTTACGCCGTCTGCCGATATCTTGTCTGACTCCTGAGAATTAGGTATACTTAAAGAAGAGGAGGACTCTATGGCAGTCATGTATCTTGATATCTGCGATATCCCCATGAGAACCGATGAGCGCGGATTTGCCTTGGAAGCGGTACTCGTTCCTTCTCCTGATGGTAAGTCCGTCGTCGAGAGGCCCCCGACTGAAAGGGAAGGCGGGATGTTCGTACGCAACGCATTGGACAGTTCCATGCTCTCCCGCAAGGTCGCCGAGGCCTTGGCGCTCAATCCTGGTTTATCGTATTCGAATCCTTTGGAGGAATAGACTTCCACACTCCATGCCTTGAGAGATTCATATAACCTATCGATTCTTTCGTAGACATCCTTCCCGAACAGCGCGACATATTTTTCCTTGCCATAACGATACTTTTCAAATTTCCTCGCCTCGGCGTATATCTCGTGCCCGCCGGTTTCCTTCGCATGGAATATCGCCTTGCCCAGAAGCTGGACTTCGCCGATGAATCCGTTGGACATGCGGATGTTCACCGTGAAGTCCTTGTAGCCGAAAGGAGTATCCTTCTTCTTCTCTCTGGCGACGATGTCCGCATGCTCCTTGAGAATCCGCTCGTAGGCGGCCTGCGCGTCACTGGACTCCTCGAAGACGAGCATCGCGCCGTTGATGTCCAGCAGACGCCCCCAGTCCCCGCCATAATCCTGCGTGACCTTCACCCTGGCACGCTCGACGCCCTTGAGGTCCCGACGGAACATGACTGCATCATCAGGCAGATGGAAGGCCGCTGCCATGGCGCGTACGGTATCCGAGAACTCCGTACGGGATTCCTCGGCAAGGGCATAGACACGTGACTCCCCGCCTTCATTTTCATTAAAAGGCACGTCCATACGTACTGAAGCAGTCTGGAATAATACGTTCGGGAAGTCTTCGGTCTGGAAAAGAATGCTTGGATTCGTCGCATTAAATGTTCCAACGTTATCAGTGGCGGATTTGATTTGCTCAGGGGCGAAGGCACCATAGTAGGTGTCTTTGACAAGCTCATCATCGGTCTGATTGGAAATAATCATTCCATCATGGCCAGCGTCCTGTGCTTTTTGAATCAAAGGTGCTTCAGCCGTTGGGTCGGTGAATTGTCCAGACGGAAGGCTGGTAATATAAGGATTGCGTATATTCAGGTACGCTTCAACAATCCTGTCTCCATTCCGTTCCTCTGCCATTGCTTCCGCATAATCCATGCTTTCAGAAAACCAAGAGACTCCATCTTTCGATTGGAATTCAGAAAAATCCTTGTCCGTACCATGATAAACGACACGCGGTTCTCCGTTTTCATCTACTACCACGGAAAATCCTTGCAAAAGTGAAAATAATCGTTTATCTTCTATAGCGTAAGAATCTTTTGGGGCACGAGCTGGGCTTGTTAACCAGGGAGTGCCATTGTTCTCCTGTCTTGAATACGGGAGAGCAGCCAAAAGGTTCTTAACTTTTTCAAGACTGCTCAGTTTGTGGTCGTAATAGTATTTTCCACTCTCTTCCCTGAGAGACGAGCGTACGACATATCGGTTCCCATTGTATTCGAACAAAGACAGAAGATAGGTAAACTTCCTGGCGTTCCCATCGGTAAAAGACCCCAATATCTTACCGTTTTCAATGAACTTGGGAATAGCAAATAGTGAAGCAAGATGTTCCTCGTTCAGATAGTCGTGCCGGAGCAAATCGTCAAGAGAACTCCTATTAAACTCAATTGATTCTTGGCTGTCCTTATTTATATAGCTCGCTCGAATCCCGGCGGTCATGGTGCGTATTTTCTTGCGGGTATCCGATGCATTATCCGATACTGAAAATGGAAGTTTTTCTCCACTCACAACCGATGATGATTTCTCCAAAGAATCGATGATTGTCTCAATTTTTGAAGCGGCGTCAGGAATGACGGTTTCCCAATCCCCGAACCAGTTTTTAAATGCCGTCGTTCGTACCGTCACCCATTGTCTTTCCGTGAGGTTCGTCGGCTTTCCGTTCGGAGCCTTCATCCACAGGTCTGTTCCGCGATAACGGGTTTCAACCTCAGTGTACTGACGCTGGGCCTCTTGTGGTGTCAGGGAGAATTCCCGCTCGAACAGCTCCACCGCCCGTCCCGCGCGGTTCTCTGCCGTGCCGTCTTCGCTGAACAGCCTGTCGAATGCCGCGACCGTTTCCGGGGACAGGTAGTTCTTCAGGTAGCGGATGAGCTCTTTCAGGGCCTTCTTCATCGTCTCGAAGAAGGATGTCAGTTCCGGTTTCGGAGCCTTGCCCGTCTGCACGTATGTCACCAGGTCATCGGCGAAACGTTCCTCGAACTGCGCCGCTGCATCGAAGGCCCTCTGGCGGTCGTCGTATGTCGTGCCGTTCCACACCCATTTCCCGTCACTGCTCTGAATCGGACGTTCATACCATTTCCCGTCCTTCACGCCATAGATGCTCTCGAAGGGCGCAAGCTGCTGAGCCGAGAGGCTCATGCGCGTCACATGAGACAGCTCATGGGTCACGGAGCCGACATCGGCGTCCTCGGTCAGGTGGATCGTGAACCGACCGTCCTGCTCACGGCTCACGCTCGCCAGTTCGCCTGCCCTGCGCCTGTCGGTGCGTATGACGAAGGGCGTGTCAGAGAAGCGCGTCTGCATGAACTGGTCGACCGTCATGCCGGTGATGCGGCTCATGACGCTGATGAAACCCGTGGTCGCCGTGACATCGGCGTCAGAGAGATGGGGAGCCGCGGCCTTTATCGTGGGGGCGACCGCATGTTCCAGGTATCCGCTTTCCAGCTCGGCATCGGATGTCCCCCTGAACGTCCGCACGAAGGCGTTGCCGGAATCAGTGTTTCCTGCGGCAAACGGGGCATCAGTCATGGGAGAGGCGGCGTCCGCGTAGCCTTCGGTCGTGAAGGAGATTTTCGTGAAGGAACCGTCATCCTGCCGGAAGGTCAGCTCTACGGAAGACTCCTTCACATCGACGCCGAACACCGAGGGTTCCCGGTTCACCAGGCCGGAGACGGAAGCGCTCATCTCCTGCGGATCCTGGAAGACTACAGTGTTCCCGTTCACCCGTGCGTCAAACGCTACGGCCATGGTATGCGCCAAGTGCCGGGTTTCTTCGTTCTCGACCGTCTCTGGCGTGACCTTGGTGACGTTCGCCCCCACGATGCCTGAAGCTTGCAGATCCGCAAGACGCTGGGCGTCTTCGGGATGCACCGCCTTCAAGCCTCCTCTGAATTCCACAACGTCAATCGGAGGAAGCTTTTTGGTTTCAAGTTTTTTCAGCTCGTCCTTCGAGAGCTTCCTGCCCTTCACTCCGGATGTGTCCACCCACCGGGAGTTGACCGCCGTCCCTTCCTGGTACATCTTGTTCGCGTCACTGCCCACCTTGCCATTGGTCACAGAATCAACGAGAACTTCCGAGACAGTGCCAAAGCCACCTGTCAGCGCGAAGGCCGCAGCAGAGCTCTTGGCGGTGTCCCACAGGCGATTGTAGTATTCTTCCCCTTTGGCATAGTCATAATGCGCACCGGCCTCATTCGCGGCCATCTTGTATGCTTCCACGCCAAGCATGGTCACCAGCTCCTGCGAGACTTCCTGGGCGGTGTTCTCCCCGATGCCCTCGATCAGATAGGTCTTTACAGCGCCTTTGAGAATGCTCTTCAAACTCTGTTTCGCCGCTTTGTCTATCGCCGTCTGTGAACCGGCGCGGTAAAGGGTTCTCACTCCGGGCATGGAACTCAGCTGCCAATGCTCCAGGAACATATTCACCAGTCCGACGGCATCGGAAATCTTGCGCTTCGTGTCCTGGTCGACCTCAATGCCGTATTCCTCTGCCAACGCATCAATTTCGGCGGAGGTTGAACCGCTCTCAATCATCCCCATGGAAGCACTTGCGGCCCATCCTCCAATCTGTGCGCCAAGGCGCAGGCCTCCCGCCACACCGCTTGCCGCGCTGACAAGGCCGCCGATTCCCGCTGTTATTCCTGTGAAAGCAAGTTGTATCGCGAGCTGTTGGATGAAAGGAGACGCACCGATGAACCATTCAGCGACAGCGCTGCGGTCCTGAAAGTCCTTCATGGTGGCCGCCGACTGCCTGAATCCTTGGGCGTTCCTGCGGTACCGCTGGACGATCTCCCCTTCTGAATGGTCCGCCATCCATTGGTTGAGTCCTGCCATCTGCTGGTAATACCCTTGCTTTATCCCATCTGCAAATGCGCTCCACCCTGAGACATCATCGGTGCGCAGCCCTGTATAGTGCTTGAGGATGGACGAAGAGTTCTTATAGGCGTCGGAGAAGCTCATGCCCGTGGCGGCGGATGCCACGTATGCTATTTTTGTCCGGGCTTCGGCTGACTTTGGATCGTCCCCCATCTGCCAGATCGCGCGGAGATTGGATTGAAGCGTATCATTCGCCTGTATCTGCTGCGCTGTCAGGGCCGTGATGAGACGCCCCTGGGAATCATACTTGTAGGAATCCGTCTGCTGATAGTTCCGGTATATGGGTTGGAATGTGAATTGCGTGTTCATTTTGGGGTCTTGTCCTTTTTCTTTTCTGACGTCACCAGGGCAGGATGCACAGAGAGCCGTTCAATGGCCTTCGTCTCAACTAATCGCTGCCTCCCAGCCTCTTGTTCTTCTAACTTCTTCAAGTAATCCAAGAGAATTTTTCTTTCTCCCAAAGGCAACGTATTCACATCGGCGAGTGTTTTTATCGCTGAGTAGTCATACCCTTTGCCTCTGAGTGCTACGGGTTCCTCAACAACAAGACTGTTTGCTGAATATTCCGTACCGGGGGACAGGTCCTTCCCAGTAAGCAAATATCCTGCTCTTGTGACTCCTAAACTGATCATCTTGTGTATCGTCCAGTCCCTGAAATCTCCGGTGTTATCAGCTGGCATATAGACATACCCCTCATTGTCAACCACCGCCGGTCCGCGGTCAGTCAGACGGATTTCCACTATCTTTGCATTGAGTTGCTTCTCCGCGGCATCCTTCATGCCGTAGGCGTATTCGATGTACAGGACGTTTAAGTCCACGACGTTCTTCTCAAAGGTCGAGAGATTCTCATACGTGCGGCTGAACAGGTCTGACGCAATGATCGGACGCGGATTTATCCCCTTGTCGGTGGTCGCCGTCTTGGACATCCATCCCAACAAACGATCTTCCTGGAGGAGACCATCATACTTCCCGTTCCTCACGTCCTGCATCATCTCCTGGGGCTTTTTCTTCTTGAACAGGTCTTCCGTGTCGAAAGCCTCCGGGGAAGCGGCTCCCGCCACAGAGGAATCAACGAGCTTGGAAATGTAATTGTCGGTGGCGGCTTTCGATATGACGCCATACAGGGCGTCCCAGTCCATGTCGGGATTAAGCATCAGCGTGTCCTCGAAAAGCTGGAGGGCTTCCGTGTGTGCCTGCTCGGCCATCTTGAGCTTGGCCGGGTCTTTCTCCTTATCCAATCCAAGGTCAATCGCCAATTTCTTAGAGACTTCCTGATACCGCGGGGAAGCAATGTACTCTGGCCTGTCCCACAACCTGGCCAGGTCGTCATCATCGATTGTTCCGGCGTTATGGGCTTTTATGAGCGCACGATGATAAGACCCATCGGAAATGAGGCCGTTGAACCTGTATGATTCAAAGGTCGCAACTCTGGACTGATTATTTTGTGCCCGATCGGACAGGACGTCTAGCGTGGCGGACCCTGATTTTTTCCATTCAACCTGCAAATCCTTGACGGCTTTCTGATAGCCCTCGGTATGCCACAGACTGGCGTGGAAGTCGGCGTCCGTCGCGGTTCCGGCCGCTATCTTCTGCAAGAGTCCCTCGTACAGGCTGCGGTCATCGGAAGAGTGGACAAAGTCAACCCATTCTTGGTAAAGCATACCGCCGCCAAGGGAAAGGTCGACGCCCGCAAACGCAGAGCCGACATCCTCCAAGGTGATTGTCTCTCCCCTGGACAGTTTCTCATCGAGCGTGGCGGATGCGGCGAATGCCTTGAGGCCCTCATTGTCGGCCTTCTTCTCATGTTCACGGTCCATGAAGGACAATGCCTGCGTGGTCAAGTCCGCCTTCTGGATGTCATCCATGCCGTAATAGGAGGCGATTCGCTCAATCTCCTGTTCATGATCAACGGATTCCCCCGCGCCTTCACGGGAAAGATAGAAGTTCTTGAAGTCGGTCATCGGCTGAACGGCCCTCAGCCGCGCGTCAAACTCCGCGTTGAGCTGGGCTTTCTGCGTCGGCGTCGCATACGCCAGCTTGCCGACCTCGGCTTGTATGGCGGCCTGGCTCCGCTCATAGGGCGTGCCGGTGGCCACGGTTCCTTGCGGGACGGGGACGCCGTTGGCTATGATGTCCTGGACTGTGGCGTCAAGGGTAGGCATTTGTTCGCTGACGGCACGCTGATTATGGGTAGCACGGGTATACAGGTCGACTTCAAGGTTCAGCTTGTCATCGTAGGTGATCCGTCCGGCCTCATACGCCTCGTCGATGACGCTTTTGCCCAGAGTGAGACCGTCGTTGTCCAACGCCGCATGGGCGTTCCTCTGGACGGTGGTCAGCAAGCTCTGCTTGGTGAAGCTCTGGATCTTGGACTCGACGACTTCCGGGCGGAACAGGGGATCCTTGTACGTCCCGTCCTCGTTCACTCCCCCGGTGAGGAAGTTCAGATACCCGGCATTCATGGCTTCTTCGGGAAGGTTCCCGCGCAGGAATTCTTCCCTGACCGTCTTGTCACGGTCTTCCACGTCGAAGGCTTTCTCGCTGGCGACATACGCGCCCATCCTTTTCTGGGAGTCCTTCCTCGCCATGGTCCACGATACAGAGTTCTGAAAGTTCTTCTTCGCCGTTTCACTGGTGACGTTCGCCGAAGCGAATATCTCGTCCAGGACTTCCTGCTCCACCTCCTGGAGCTTGAGCAGCTTCTCATCGCTCGTGAGGGTGTTGTCCGCCATGATCGTCTTTTCCCGCGCATCCCAGATGGAATCGGCGATGGATGCCGCCGTCCTGACCTGCGAGCCGATGTCCGAGGCTATCAGCTTGGTGACATCGAAGATTCCCTGCGTGAAGGACTGGAGAGCCCCCTGTATGTGCCCGGCCTTGTCAAATGCCATATGTCCTCCGTTATGCGTTCGCCGCAGCCGCCGCTGCCTTTTTTGCCGCTTCCGCTTTTGCCTTTTTTGCCGCTGCCGCTTTTGCCGCGTCCGTATTGCCCATAGCGATGTCCAGGTTTGCCCCGGTAGAGTATCCCGACAGGCCCGCACCGACCGCAGAAGCGCCCGCCGCCCACCAGTACCCGCTGTTCAGATAATCAAGGGACTCCTTGTTGCCCTGCTTGGCCAGTTTGATGTTCTCGGTCAGATAGTGATAGCTCGTATCCAGTCCAGCCAGGGAATGATTCAGCGAAAGTGAAAGGCAGATACGTTCGAACGAAGCATTGAACGCCCATTTCACCACCGTAGTCTGTTTCCTGTAATACATTCATATCTTGACATGGTAGGTCATATATATTCATAATCCACTTCGTTGTAATATTAAAAAATAGCCCTAAAAACATGATTTTGACTTGGGTTCAGATCCTAGCGGTGGCAACACCGTGCAAGTTCAGGTCTTGTTCTGGGCATGAAAGGCTATTTTCTTATGTGACAATGAGTTACATAAAGAGATAGCCTTTTTTGTGTCTATACATAATGGACAAGGAGGATTGAAAATCATGACTCTATCACAAAGTATCCTGACGGCCGTGTTCTGCATAGCTATCGTTTTCACTGTCCTGGCCGTTCTCTGGGCGCTTATCCGGCTGTTCTCAGTGATAATCACGCGTGTTCAGCGCCCTGCGACAGAAAATGTCGGTACGGGAAAAGGAAAAACAAATGTTCGTTGATGCATTGATAAAAATGTGGAATTCCTCTGGTTTCTCAATTCTAAGCTGGCAGTCGGCAGTGATGATTCTGATATCCGGTTTCCTGATGTTCCTTGCCATCAGAAGGAAATTCGAACCTTTGCTCCTGCTGCCAATCGCCTTTGGCATGTTGCTGGCCAACCTGCCTCTGACAGGTCTGATGGAAGGGTCGGACTCTCTTGGTGAACCCGGAGGACTGCTGTACTATCTCTATCAAGGAGTGAAACTGGGTATCTATCCGTCGCTGATATTCCTGGGAGTCGGGGCCATGACTGATTTCGGCCCTCTGTTGGCTCGTCCGAGCAGCCTGTTCATCGGAGCCGGAGCTCAGTTCGGCATAGCCGTTGCGTTCATCGTAGCGATAGCCCTGGGCTTTTCTCCCCAGGAATCAGCATCCATCAGCATCATTGGAG
Encoded proteins:
- a CDS encoding OadG family protein; the encoded protein is MTLSQSILTAVFCIAIVFTVLAVLWALIRLFSVIITRVQRPATENVGTGKGKTNVR